The following are encoded in a window of Paraburkholderia hospita genomic DNA:
- a CDS encoding fimbria/pilus periplasmic chaperone, producing the protein MLMKRRLNCRWQTVLLAAVMAAGAAHASVTIGGTRVVYPLDQREVTVKLTNDSRNPSLVQVWLDSGDSNAKIDDSKTPFVITPPIFRMNAGRSQTLRIIYSGDALPQDRESVFWLNVLDIPPKAVPKPDVNTLQLAYRTRIKLFARPPTLPDTPDDAPRQIEWKVVPADEGKGQALLLSNPTAYHVSFSKITVTANGHRYEYDAGGMVVPHGRETFAIPKMEGVQSGQIHYIAINDFGGAIEGDAVISP; encoded by the coding sequence ATGTTGATGAAACGGAGACTGAACTGCCGATGGCAGACCGTTCTGCTGGCGGCCGTCATGGCCGCGGGCGCCGCGCACGCTAGCGTGACGATTGGCGGCACACGCGTTGTCTATCCGCTCGATCAGCGGGAAGTGACAGTCAAGCTGACCAACGACAGTCGCAATCCGTCGCTGGTCCAGGTATGGCTCGACAGCGGCGACAGCAACGCGAAGATCGACGACAGCAAGACGCCGTTCGTGATCACGCCGCCCATTTTCCGCATGAACGCGGGCCGGTCGCAGACCTTGCGCATTATCTACAGCGGCGATGCGCTGCCGCAGGACCGGGAATCGGTCTTCTGGCTCAACGTGCTCGATATTCCGCCGAAGGCCGTGCCAAAGCCGGATGTCAACACGCTGCAACTCGCCTACCGCACGCGAATCAAGCTCTTCGCGCGTCCGCCGACATTGCCGGATACGCCGGACGACGCGCCGCGTCAGATCGAATGGAAAGTCGTGCCGGCCGACGAGGGCAAGGGGCAAGCACTCCTCCTGTCGAATCCGACGGCCTACCACGTGTCGTTCAGCAAGATCACGGTGACGGCAAACGGCCATCGCTACGAGTACGACGCGGGCGGCATGGTCGTGCCGCACGGTAGGGAGACCTTTGCCATCCCGAAGATGGAAGGGGTTCAGTCGGGCCAGATTCACTACATCGCCATCAACGACTTTGGCGGTGCGATCGAGGGCGACGCGGTCATCAGTCCGTGA